A genomic window from Nematostella vectensis chromosome 9, jaNemVect1.1, whole genome shotgun sequence includes:
- the LOC5507061 gene encoding monocarboxylate transporter 10 produces MVENDIALVEKGDSRSHGTEGLDDVTRADDVHVCVQPYPEGGWGWVVCLGAFFIQFLMLGVQNSAGIIYTALVDRFHAHRGVTAWVGSLATGMMFFLGPLTTSLCERFGCRVVGLAGASLCTMGLLLSSIVTSLPVLYFTYGIIWGAGTSLCYFPTIIVLSKYFKTRLSLVNGLVTAGSGVGTLCMGPILQLLFAHLGYAHAFMALAAFMVPVFVCSALFRPVRNAFCETGRPHETRKMFYWEIFKNKGYVVWIACLSIFMLGYFVPFVHLVRHAEDLGVQPTKSSLLIGYMSIASTLGRLVFGKISDSPCINRLHVYQFGFLVMAMCALFVTMVTDYAGLVAYSVIFGLFEGLYVVLIPVITSDIVGASKMSYALGGMFSVMAFPMMLGPPIAGWVYDITGEYSLAFYLCAATAFIPACLMCLIPYLTKPPKSTPLTSQAPTPQAGIIHQEDSPQEQLKSTKLFGSLFGRRLLRDQSPIFEVPSYEILRVLSNAKL; encoded by the exons ATGGTCGAAAACGACATCGCGCTGGTTGAGAAAGGCGACTCCAGAAGTCACGGGACTGAAGGCTTGGATGACGTCACGCGAGCAGATGACGTACACGTTTGTGTACAGCCTTATCCcgaaggggggtggggatgggTTGTATGTCTTGGAGCGTTTTTCATACAGTTTCTGATGCTTGGAGTGCAGAACTCGGCGGGGATCATCTACACAGCGCTGGTGGATAGGTTTCACGCCCATAGAGGAGTGACAG CATGGGTCGGTTCCCTAGCAACAGGAATGATGTTTTTCCTCGGACCGCTGACCACCTCCCTCTGTGAGCGCTTCGGATGTCGAGTGGTTGGTTTGGCAGGCGCATCGCTGTGCACTATGGGATTACTCCTCTCGTCAATCGTCACCAGTCTTCCCGTGTTGTACTTCACCTACGGCATCATATGGGGAGCTGGGACGAGCTTGTGCTATTTTCCAACTATCATCGTTTTGTCTAAATACTTCAAAACAAGGCTGTCGCTTGTAAACGGACTTGTGACCGCGGGAAGCGgcgtgggtaccctgtgtatGGGTCCTATATTGCAGCTACTCTTTGCGCATCTCGGCTATGCGCATGCGTTCATGGCACTGGCCGCATTCATGGTGCCTGTGTTTGTTTGTAGCGCTTTGTTTCGCCCAGTCCGAAACGCTTTCTGTGAAACAGGGAGACCACATGAGACGAGAAAGATGTTTTATTGGGAGATTTTCAAGAACAAAGGCTACGTGGTGTGGATTGCGTGTCTGTCCATCTTCATGCTCGGATATTTTGTACCCTTCGTGCACTTG GTTCGTCACGCCGAGGATCTAGGCGTTCAACCGACGAAGTCTTCGTTGCTGATCGGTTACATGTCGATTGCGTCGACTCTTGGTCGGCTAGTATTCGGAAAAATCTCGGATTCTCCTTGCATCAATAGGCTTCATGTATATCAG TTTGGCTTTCTTGTCATGGCCATGTGCGCTCTCTTTGTTACCATGGTGACGGACTATGCAGGCCTTGTAGCGTACTCGGTGATCTTCGGGCTGTTCGAGGGTCTATACGTCGTGTTAATCCCTGTCATCACGAGTGATATCGTCGGAGCGAGTAAAATGTCGTACGCGCTCGGTGGGATGTTCTCTGTCATGGCGTTCCCTATGATGCTAGGGCCGCCCATAGCAG GCTGGGTGTATGACATAACGGGAGAGTATTCCTTGGCGTTTTACCTGTGCGCAGCCACCGCCTTTATACCAGCGTGCCTTATGTGTCTTATCCCCTACCTGACAAAACCTCCCAAGTCCACCCCCCTGACTTCCCAAGCCCCCACCCCACAGGCAGGAATTATACACCAAGAGGACAGTCCACAAGAACAACTCAAATCCACCAAACTTTTCGGCTCACTCTTCGGACGCCGACTGCTGCGCGACCAGTCCCCGATCTTCGAGGTGCCAAGTTACGAGATCCTTCGGGTGTTGAGCAATGCTAAGCTGTGA
- the LOC5507062 gene encoding monocarboxylate transporter 10 isoform X1, with amino-acid sequence MQSPLSFSAPSINMSMNVKKNLESRKKYVKKQLSQQEDICSSEFFDLLSENETEIRTSHTSPVSHLSSSQSISSNKLVPEGGWGWVVCATAFLAQFIVFGIHNSFGILFTFLLDEFRKSKASTGSGVGTLTFGPLLQYLLKTYGFSSTLRILSGVMTLLLAASLTYKRFESPLQFCTNQKKTFLDLTLWFNKAFITYTIAVTLFMLGYFFPYVHMVSHVVSFGIPTSDAALLIGYMSISSTISRIIFGRFLDHPCVNRLYMTQFAIVGFGITTTLCPIAREYGSFAVVMVMLGLFDGIYVVLITVLVMSIIGADKLNMALENLGPPVAGLVYDALLSYDTAFYISGATTTLSSLLMFLIPWLLPDTRNGNFKRDSVGNRIGSILNSLHTIEVSENRSAPASGSSSLSNCCNLLDFTNSEKSNFLELPRVQSQSSIATSKNTIYNRYMPRQGSVTKTLLSRQLRSGSPVHNVGLRNPGLMRGSLGMLRRDSAPALPHFNREEPGVSSTRRDSAPCTGLGLSQSPIALMSVCESPFRVMHRE; translated from the exons ATGCAGTCACCGCTTTCATTTTCTGCTCCCAGCATAAATATGAGCATGAATGTTAAGAAGAATTTGGAGTCGAGGAAAAAATATGTCAAGAAACAACTATCCCAGCAAGAAGATATCTGCTCATCGGAATTTTTCGACTTATTATCTGAAA ATGAGACAGAGATCCGGACGTCACATACAAGCCCTGTCAGTCATCTCAGCTCGTCCCAGTCTATCTCCTCCAACAAGCTTGTTCCCGAAGGAGGgtggggatgggtggtgtGCGCCACTGCGTTCCTTGCGCAGTTCATTGTGTTTGGGATCCATAACTCCTTTGGAATTCTTTTCACGTTTCTTTTGGACGAATTTAGGAAAAGTAAAGCTTCGACAG GTAGCGGTGTTGGCACGCTGACCTTCGGCCCGCTCCTCCAGTACTTACTGAAGACCTATGGCTTTTCTTCCACCTTACGAATCCTCTCAGGGGTAATGACTCTACTGCTTGCCGCGTCTCTGACTTACAAGCGCTTTGAGTCGCCCTTGCAGTTCTGCACCAATCAGAAGAAGACGTTCTTGGACCTTACCCTTTGGTTTAACAAAGCGTTCATCACTTACACGATCGCTGTGACGTTGTTCATGCTTGGATACTTTTTTCCCTATGTGCATATG GTTAGTCACGTGGTGTCATTCGGAATCCCCACATCCGACGCCGCCCTACTTATCGGCTACATGTCCATCTCTTCGACCATTAGTCGGATCATTTTCGGAAGGTTTTTGGACCACCCGTGCGTTAATCGACTATACATGACCCAGTTCGCCATTGTAGGGTTCGGGATTACTACCACTCTCTGCCCTATCGCACGTGAATATGGATCCTTTGCAGTTGTCATGGTGATGCTAGGGCTGTTTGACGGGATATACGTGGTGTTGATAACTGTGCTTGTTATGAGTATTATCGGAGCTGACAAGTTGAACATGGCGCTCGAAAACCTCGGACCCCCGGTTGCTG GACTGGTGTATGATGCTCTCTTGTCCTACGACACCGCGTTCTACATCAGCGGCGCCACCACGACTCTCTCTTCGCTTCTCATGTTTCTCATCCCGTGGCTTCTCCCAGACACGCGGAACGGCAACTTCAAGCGGGACTCGGTCGGTAACCGTATTGGCTCCATCCTGAACTCCCTACACACCATAGAAGTGTCCGAGAATAGGTCCGCCCCAGCGTCCGGTTCAAGCAGCCTTAGCAACTGTTGCAACCTTCTGGACTTCACCAATTCCGAGAAAAGCAACTTCCTGGAACTTCCAAGGGTCCAGTCACAATCATCCATCGCAACTTCCAAGAACACTATTTATAACCGGTACATGCCACGCCAAGGATCCGTGACAAAAACCTTGTTGTCGCGCCAGTTGAGGAGTGGTAGCCCTGTACATAATGTCGGCCTGAGAAATCCCGGGTTAATGCGCGGCAGTCTAGGCATGTTGCGAAGGGACTCGGCCCCAGCCCTACCCCATTTCAACCGTGAAGAGCCTGGGGTGTCTTCAACTCGCCGAGATTCCGCCCCGTGCACTGGCCTTGGTCTCTCCCAGTCTCCAATCGCTCTAATGTCTGTGTGCGAAAGCCCTTTTCGCGTAATGCATCGAGAATGA
- the LOC5507062 gene encoding monocarboxylate transporter 10 isoform X2 has protein sequence MQSPLSFSAPSINMSMNVKKNLESRKKYVKKQLSQQEDICSSEFFDLLSESSGVGTLTFGPLLQYLLKTYGFSSTLRILSGVMTLLLAASLTYKRFESPLQFCTNQKKTFLDLTLWFNKAFITYTIAVTLFMLGYFFPYVHMVSHVVSFGIPTSDAALLIGYMSISSTISRIIFGRFLDHPCVNRLYMTQFAIVGFGITTTLCPIAREYGSFAVVMVMLGLFDGIYVVLITVLVMSIIGADKLNMALENLGPPVAGLVYDALLSYDTAFYISGATTTLSSLLMFLIPWLLPDTRNGNFKRDSVGNRIGSILNSLHTIEVSENRSAPASGSSSLSNCCNLLDFTNSEKSNFLELPRVQSQSSIATSKNTIYNRYMPRQGSVTKTLLSRQLRSGSPVHNVGLRNPGLMRGSLGMLRRDSAPALPHFNREEPGVSSTRRDSAPCTGLGLSQSPIALMSVCESPFRVMHRE, from the exons ATGCAGTCACCGCTTTCATTTTCTGCTCCCAGCATAAATATGAGCATGAATGTTAAGAAGAATTTGGAGTCGAGGAAAAAATATGTCAAGAAACAACTATCCCAGCAAGAAGATATCTGCTCATCGGAATTTTTCGACTTATTATCTGAAA GTAGCGGTGTTGGCACGCTGACCTTCGGCCCGCTCCTCCAGTACTTACTGAAGACCTATGGCTTTTCTTCCACCTTACGAATCCTCTCAGGGGTAATGACTCTACTGCTTGCCGCGTCTCTGACTTACAAGCGCTTTGAGTCGCCCTTGCAGTTCTGCACCAATCAGAAGAAGACGTTCTTGGACCTTACCCTTTGGTTTAACAAAGCGTTCATCACTTACACGATCGCTGTGACGTTGTTCATGCTTGGATACTTTTTTCCCTATGTGCATATG GTTAGTCACGTGGTGTCATTCGGAATCCCCACATCCGACGCCGCCCTACTTATCGGCTACATGTCCATCTCTTCGACCATTAGTCGGATCATTTTCGGAAGGTTTTTGGACCACCCGTGCGTTAATCGACTATACATGACCCAGTTCGCCATTGTAGGGTTCGGGATTACTACCACTCTCTGCCCTATCGCACGTGAATATGGATCCTTTGCAGTTGTCATGGTGATGCTAGGGCTGTTTGACGGGATATACGTGGTGTTGATAACTGTGCTTGTTATGAGTATTATCGGAGCTGACAAGTTGAACATGGCGCTCGAAAACCTCGGACCCCCGGTTGCTG GACTGGTGTATGATGCTCTCTTGTCCTACGACACCGCGTTCTACATCAGCGGCGCCACCACGACTCTCTCTTCGCTTCTCATGTTTCTCATCCCGTGGCTTCTCCCAGACACGCGGAACGGCAACTTCAAGCGGGACTCGGTCGGTAACCGTATTGGCTCCATCCTGAACTCCCTACACACCATAGAAGTGTCCGAGAATAGGTCCGCCCCAGCGTCCGGTTCAAGCAGCCTTAGCAACTGTTGCAACCTTCTGGACTTCACCAATTCCGAGAAAAGCAACTTCCTGGAACTTCCAAGGGTCCAGTCACAATCATCCATCGCAACTTCCAAGAACACTATTTATAACCGGTACATGCCACGCCAAGGATCCGTGACAAAAACCTTGTTGTCGCGCCAGTTGAGGAGTGGTAGCCCTGTACATAATGTCGGCCTGAGAAATCCCGGGTTAATGCGCGGCAGTCTAGGCATGTTGCGAAGGGACTCGGCCCCAGCCCTACCCCATTTCAACCGTGAAGAGCCTGGGGTGTCTTCAACTCGCCGAGATTCCGCCCCGTGCACTGGCCTTGGTCTCTCCCAGTCTCCAATCGCTCTAATGTCTGTGTGCGAAAGCCCTTTTCGCGTAATGCATCGAGAATGA